A region from the Sphingomonas brevis genome encodes:
- the rplU gene encoding 50S ribosomal protein L21 → MFAIVRTGGKQYRVAPGDKIVVEKLAGNAGDSVDLTDVLLAGEGSDLKSTDGLIVGAEIIAQAKSDKVTVFKKRRRHNYRRKAGHRQQLTILKIVSIGGKKAEKKAEPKKAEEKAAAPAKAEKPAAEKKAAAPKKEAAAKASTKDAAPAKAAAKKAPAAKAKK, encoded by the coding sequence AATCGTGCGCACGGGTGGCAAGCAGTATCGCGTTGCCCCCGGAGACAAGATCGTCGTCGAGAAGCTGGCTGGCAATGCCGGCGATAGCGTCGACCTCACCGATGTCCTGCTGGCGGGCGAAGGGTCGGACCTCAAGTCGACCGACGGCCTGATCGTCGGCGCGGAAATCATTGCCCAGGCGAAGTCGGACAAGGTCACCGTCTTCAAGAAGCGCCGCCGGCACAACTATCGCCGCAAGGCCGGCCATCGCCAGCAGCTGACGATCCTCAAGATCGTTTCGATCGGCGGCAAGAAGGCCGAGAAGAAGGCGGAGCCGAAGAAGGCAGAGGAAAAGGCTGCTGCACCTGCGAAGGCCGAAAAGCCCGCCGCCGAGAAGAAGGCCGCTGCTCCGAAGAAGGAAGCGGCTGCCAAGGCGTCGACAAAGGATGCTGCACCTGCTAAGGCGGCAGCGAAGAAGGCCCCTGCGGCCAAGGCTAAGAAGTAA
- the rpmA gene encoding 50S ribosomal protein L27, which produces MAHKKAGGSSRNGRDSQAKRLGVKKFGSEAVRAGNIIVRQRGTKWYPGDNVGLGKDHTLFALTDGRVCFRDGKLGRKYVHVEAIMPEAAE; this is translated from the coding sequence ATGGCACATAAGAAAGCAGGCGGCTCGTCGCGTAACGGCCGCGATTCACAAGCCAAGCGCCTCGGCGTGAAGAAGTTCGGCAGCGAAGCGGTTCGCGCCGGCAACATCATCGTGCGCCAGCGCGGCACCAAATGGTATCCGGGCGACAACGTCGGCCTGGGCAAGGACCATACGCTTTTTGCACTCACCGACGGTCGCGTGTGTTTCCGCGATGGCAAGCTTGGTCGCAAATACGTCCACGTCGAAGCCATTATGCCGGAAGCGGCTGAATAG
- a CDS encoding GNAT family N-acetyltransferase → MFARTERLLLRPGWAEDAPALARAIADEQVVRNLATAPWPFALEDAEAFLAAPRDPAMPSFLIMERRTDGPPTIVGACGLGRRPSGAVELGYWIGRAHWGKGFATEAGRALVDIARTLKLPRLEASHFLDNPASGRVLEKLGFKPTGLSAERYSCARGGDAMARLYRLSLMGRGELERPLAA, encoded by the coding sequence ATGTTCGCGCGGACCGAACGATTGCTGCTGAGACCAGGCTGGGCCGAGGACGCCCCCGCGCTGGCGCGCGCCATTGCCGATGAGCAGGTGGTGCGCAACCTGGCGACGGCGCCGTGGCCCTTCGCGCTCGAGGACGCCGAGGCGTTTCTCGCGGCGCCGCGTGACCCGGCGATGCCGAGCTTCCTGATCATGGAGCGGCGGACCGACGGCCCACCGACGATCGTCGGCGCCTGTGGGCTCGGACGCCGGCCGTCCGGTGCCGTCGAGCTGGGCTATTGGATCGGCCGTGCACACTGGGGCAAGGGCTTCGCCACCGAGGCCGGCCGTGCGCTGGTCGACATCGCCAGGACCTTAAAGCTCCCCAGGCTCGAAGCTTCGCACTTCCTCGACAATCCGGCTTCGGGCCGGGTGCTTGAAAAGCTCGGGTTCAAGCCGACGGGCCTGAGCGCCGAGCGCTACAGCTGCGCCCGCGGCGGGGACGCCATGGCCCGGCTTTACCGGCTGTCGCTGATGGGCCGGGGGGAACTGGAGAGGCCGTTAGCGGCTTAA
- a CDS encoding metal-dependent hydrolase has protein sequence MNAASVTPVDLSITPRDRRFARKAKPAHWWHGGDPYATAFYNALSSTFPKGEAFFVEAVRNHRDGAPPKLAEEIKGFTTQEAIHSREHDAFNKAAVDAGYDLKPLEDRLQMRLDFIRSKPPIAALASTMALEHFTAIFAHELLADPRHLAAAEPEAQAMWRWHAIEEIEHKGVAYDTWLHATRHWPRSKRWKVKAQVMLIATRNFTLDRTRGAIELLRQDGITGPKAWFGLLGYMWIRPGMMRKIFRAWAAYFLPGFHPWNEDDRHLIARYEEEAALGTESMKKVRRAA, from the coding sequence ATGAATGCCGCAAGTGTGACCCCGGTCGATCTCAGCATCACGCCGCGCGACCGCCGCTTCGCACGCAAGGCCAAGCCGGCGCACTGGTGGCATGGCGGCGATCCCTATGCGACGGCCTTCTACAACGCGCTTTCGTCGACCTTCCCAAAGGGGGAGGCCTTCTTCGTCGAGGCCGTCCGCAACCACCGTGACGGCGCGCCGCCCAAGCTGGCCGAGGAAATCAAGGGCTTCACCACCCAGGAAGCAATCCACAGCCGGGAGCACGACGCGTTCAACAAGGCGGCGGTGGATGCCGGCTATGATCTAAAACCGCTCGAGGACCGGTTGCAGATGCGGCTTGATTTCATTCGCTCGAAGCCGCCGATCGCAGCGCTCGCCTCGACCATGGCGCTGGAGCATTTCACGGCCATTTTTGCTCATGAGCTGCTGGCCGATCCGCGCCATCTCGCCGCCGCGGAGCCAGAGGCCCAGGCGATGTGGCGCTGGCACGCGATCGAGGAAATCGAGCATAAGGGTGTCGCCTATGACACCTGGCTCCATGCGACGCGTCATTGGCCGCGGTCCAAGCGCTGGAAGGTAAAGGCGCAGGTCATGCTGATCGCGACCCGTAACTTCACGCTCGACCGAACGCGGGGCGCGATCGAACTTCTCCGGCAGGACGGCATAACCGGGCCCAAGGCCTGGTTCGGCCTGCTTGGCTACATGTGGATCCGCCCGGGCATGATGCGAAAGATTTTCCGTGCCTGGGCAGCCTATTTCCTACCCGGCTTCCACCCCTGGAACGAGGACGACCGCCACCTCATCGCGCGGTATGAGGAAGAGGCCGCCCTCGGCACCGAAAGCATGAAGAAGGTCCGCCGGGCGGCTTAA
- a CDS encoding TetR family transcriptional regulator — protein MSITLQTRKRLSPGESRAVAVAAARQLLRDEGVAAVTLKSVAGKIGRTHANLLHHFGSVAGLHRALAEDIAHTVSASITEAIGKRRRGEASERDVVDAMFDAFHAERVGELIGWIALTRQREALQPVVDTIAAIVEDFRASGDTRPMDRVTLGLVLMAIGDSLAGSEVAAASGLGREAVREDAVGLIKGIVGQA, from the coding sequence ATGTCAATAACTTTACAAACTCGTAAGAGACTGTCGCCCGGCGAAAGCCGCGCCGTGGCGGTTGCCGCGGCTCGTCAGCTGCTGCGCGACGAAGGCGTGGCCGCGGTGACGTTGAAATCGGTCGCGGGCAAAATCGGCCGGACGCACGCCAATCTGCTGCACCATTTCGGCAGCGTCGCCGGCCTGCACCGTGCGCTGGCAGAGGACATTGCCCACACCGTGTCGGCCTCGATCACCGAGGCGATCGGCAAGCGCCGCCGCGGCGAAGCCAGCGAGCGCGACGTCGTCGACGCCATGTTCGATGCGTTTCATGCCGAGCGGGTCGGCGAGCTGATCGGATGGATCGCCCTAACCCGCCAGCGCGAGGCGCTTCAGCCGGTGGTCGATACCATAGCCGCGATCGTGGAGGATTTCCGGGCCTCGGGCGACACTCGGCCGATGGACCGGGTGACCCTGGGGCTGGTACTGATGGCGATCGGCGATAGCCTGGCCGGCAGCGAGGTGGCGGCCGCCAGCGGCCTCGGCCGGGAAGCGGTTCGGGAGGACGCGGTCGGCCTGATCAAAGGGATCGTCGGCCAGGCCTGA
- a CDS encoding VOC family protein, which produces MRLNYAIKFVSDMDAAVHFYRDILGLTLGFQSPFWTEFETGETRLALHPASGENPAGTVQLGLATEDLDQFYSEALANEITFTRPPSEVHGSRIARFLDPDGAEISISGK; this is translated from the coding sequence ATGCGGCTCAATTACGCGATCAAGTTCGTCAGCGACATGGACGCGGCAGTCCACTTCTATCGAGATATTTTGGGTCTGACCCTCGGCTTTCAATCGCCCTTCTGGACCGAGTTCGAGACCGGGGAAACGAGGCTCGCGCTGCACCCCGCGTCAGGTGAGAATCCGGCTGGGACCGTCCAGCTGGGGCTCGCGACCGAAGATCTAGACCAGTTCTATTCCGAGGCCCTTGCCAACGAAATCACCTTCACCAGGCCGCCAAGCGAAGTGCACGGATCGCGCATTGCTCGGTTTCTTGATCCGGACGGAGCCGAAATCTCAATCAGCGGAAAATGA
- the obgE gene encoding GTPase ObgE: MHFLDQAKIFIRSGAGGPGAVSFRREKFIEYGGPDGGEGGKGGDIVFEAVPGLNTLIDFRYTQHFRAPRGKGGAGSNMTGAGGKDLVIKVPVGTQILADDEERTLLADLIEEGQRIVFLKGGDGGRGNASYKSSTNRAPRQHGTGWPSEEMYVWLRLKLLADVGLVGLPNAGKSTFINAVTNAQAKVGAYAFTTLRPQLGVVSHRGREFVVADIPGLIEGAAEGAGIGDRFLGHIERCQVLLHLVDANDEDVATSYRIVRDELDAYGEGLAGKPAVLALNKIDMLDDELIAALSAELEAASGKKVYPLSAAGEIGLEPVLDALLERISAEHVEDDGPGEPIEWSPI, from the coding sequence ATGCATTTTCTCGATCAAGCCAAGATATTCATCCGTTCCGGCGCGGGGGGGCCGGGCGCTGTCAGCTTCCGACGCGAAAAGTTCATCGAATATGGCGGACCCGACGGCGGTGAAGGCGGCAAAGGCGGCGACATTGTCTTCGAGGCGGTTCCGGGCCTCAACACGCTGATTGACTTTCGCTACACCCAGCATTTCCGGGCGCCACGCGGCAAGGGTGGCGCAGGATCCAACATGACCGGCGCCGGCGGTAAGGATCTGGTCATCAAGGTGCCGGTCGGCACCCAAATACTGGCCGACGATGAGGAGCGTACCCTGCTTGCCGACCTGATCGAAGAGGGTCAGCGCATCGTCTTCCTGAAAGGCGGGGACGGCGGGCGCGGCAATGCCAGCTACAAAAGCTCGACCAACCGAGCGCCGCGCCAGCATGGCACCGGCTGGCCAAGCGAAGAGATGTATGTCTGGTTGCGCCTGAAGCTGCTCGCCGATGTCGGGCTAGTCGGGCTGCCCAACGCCGGAAAGTCGACGTTCATCAATGCGGTAACCAATGCCCAGGCCAAGGTCGGCGCCTATGCCTTCACGACGTTGCGGCCGCAGCTTGGCGTTGTCAGCCACCGCGGCCGCGAGTTCGTTGTGGCCGACATTCCGGGGCTGATCGAGGGCGCCGCCGAGGGCGCTGGCATCGGCGACCGTTTCCTCGGCCATATCGAGCGCTGCCAGGTGCTGTTGCATCTGGTCGATGCCAATGACGAGGATGTCGCGACCAGCTACCGCATCGTCCGCGACGAACTGGATGCCTATGGCGAGGGCCTGGCCGGCAAGCCAGCCGTGCTCGCGCTCAACAAGATCGACATGCTCGACGATGAGCTGATCGCGGCGCTATCCGCCGAGCTGGAAGCCGCGAGCGGCAAAAAGGTTTATCCGCTGAGCGCCGCCGGCGAGATCGGCCTGGAGCCGGTGCTCGATGCGCTGCTTGAGCGGATCAGCGCCGAACATGTCGAAGATGACGGCCCGGGCGAGCCGATCGAATGGTCGCCGATTTGA